GTTTAACCTATAGCTTTCAATGAAAGACACCTCACACTTGGGTGATAACTTCCAGAATTTCAAGTGCCAGTCCATGCAAGGCCTATACCTACATCTGGCACAGGATGGCACAACATCTATTAATTACTTTtatcttaattattttttattgaaaaatggtTGTAAGTGCTTTTTAAACTTTTTCTCGGCATGGCACAGCATATTGCCCTGCAAGCAGTGGTTGGCATGCCCTCAGCACCAGCACTTAAATCTTGATCACTCATTATATAAGCAAACTAAAGACACGAAATTAAGTCTTGCTACAAATCAACCATACTTTCTTCTTTCAAATAATAATGGGTTTATATATCATCTAGCTGGCTCAGCTTACTCTAGCAAGCAGTTTTTACCACCAATCAGGATTGATGCTACACTAGACCAAACACAATTCTCTAACCCATTTTATCCAAACTGGTCCATCCTGGTCTTTAAAGATTGGGCAGAAGCACGCTAAAAGACAATCGACAGAATGAAATGAAAGAAAAGACATAATCTAGCATAATAGAATAAGCACATAAAAtctctaaccaaaaaaaaaaaaaagaacaacatAATTATACTACTACAAATTTAGCACAAAGCTAGAGCAAAGCTGCCTCATACTGTATAACCTGTCTCAGGTATATTTAATAATCTTTTGAGTTAATAAGATTTGTGCTAAAGCAAGGAAATTTTGATCTAACTACAAAGGAtgtaaatattatacatatataatacAAAGCATGTAAGAAAAGCAGAAATAAAAGTGAATGGTGAGACAGATGGAATAGAATGATCATGCAAAatatctaaaagtatcacctaagCTGCTGTCTTTAAGCAATTTGACTTTTAATCGCCAAATTATCTAACATTAGTTTCATATGAGGCAAGAAATCAACCCagtatatatgcatgtaatatGAAATGCACAATACAGTAATAAAAGTATCTTAAGTAATGCAAAACAGTAAGGAGCTTCAATTTATATCGGCATATATATTGCAATAGAAGCTGAATATATTTTCCTTGAGAGAATcatgggaaaaaaaaagaaggcaagGGATGGTTTAAGGCTACAAGCATTAGCAAGCTAGTTGTGTATGAACAACCACAGTGTCCCCTTGCTTCACAACATTGCAAACAAATACATATTTCAAAGTGAGATTGCAGGATGGAAATAAAAAGTACAAGCAACTAATGCATGAAACAATAAATAAACATTAGTATGTTTTTAGAGAAAAGTATACCATCTGAAGATTCTTCTTAAGGCCTATGCCTTTTTGGAACATCTTTGCCACTTGGTAGAGGGCCTTTGGCTGACCAGCATTAGCTGCAGTAAGAAAATGCTTGCAGGCTAATGTGATATCCTTTTTTACACCCATCCCCTTAAGATACAAAACACCTAGGTTATAATGTCCTCCAGGCTCTTTATTTTCAGCAGCTTTCTCAAAATATTCTTTTGCCTGAAAGTGACATTAAGAGCTGAACCATGAGTTTTTCAAAGTAATTAGCCAACAACTTTCATTGCAGCACAAGTAGTTTGATAAAACTAACTATATCAGTAAACTGAGCAAGTATGAAGCATGGATACTTCTTCAGAGAAGCAGTGTTTGAAGCCAATATATCATGGATACcagtacatctaatatatgttcAGGTACATTCTTATGTGTCAAATACTTCCTCCAAATATCCATTCATAAGAAGGAAAATTGGTTTCATATACAGTGGGTTACATTCTATATACCTCTCAAACACTTTGACAATACTTTTGGACATTGTTCTATTCATTCATGGGTCAAGCTGATTGGGCAAGCAACATTTGAATCCACACTCATTTAAGATAAGTAAAACCAACATCGATCTTCACCATTATGTCTTCCTCGTTGGAGAGCCATGGAGACTTGGAAAGCTTATAAAAAGAGAGCACGAGGACCTAAGTTGTTGATAAactataaatatttatgataaaaatattgttaCATATGTATCTCTCTATGTATGTTTACACGCATACACATATATGTACCTACATAGATATGTGTTTGTATATTATATGTAGCCGCATCCCTGCCACTGTGCCACATTTATGTCCTATTTCTTCATGATTCAGTATCATGTTATACCTGCATCCCCTTTCCATACCTATGCTTCATATATGACCAAGCATGAAAAGCCTATGTACTTCAATTCAATGTCTCACGTCTCTAATGCTCTATATAATCTGAGATATgtaaatgcttttttttttttttggtaccttTGGCTAATTCATCAAACCTTAATTGTGTTGAACAGAATAGAGCCAAATCAGGAACTGTTATAAATGAAGTATTTTGTGGAACATGGCATCTACTATCTAATAATGTTACAGCTAAGTAAGCTTGAATGCCCCATGCAAAAATGGTTTTAAGGGTACTAAATATACTCTTAAAAAGCATATATCATAAGCATAAATCACTGATCCATCAGTTTACAGGCATCAATTTCAGTCCATTGACATCAATCCTTCCAATCAAACCTCCATCCTTGAAAAATGCATTTGAAAAGGCATAAAAGAAGGGGAAAAAATTCAAGGATTTTCTGGATCTCTATAAACAATAATTCCAATCAATTAATTTAATCTCGTCATTTGTATTTGATGCATAATCAGAAATTATATATTAAGTCTCAGAGCCATGTGGCACATACATCAACCTTACAACAGCTCACTACTTAGAAAATCACGTTTAGCTATGTTAATTTTGTCTGTCTACTATAGTTTGATAAATCCAAGTcagcaaaaaatatatatataataataagaaCACGAGGGAAACTTTTTATGTGCCTAGTTCTCACTCAGATATCGTCATATATTCTGTTTTAGTCATAGTAACTACTAAATACGATACTGCAAAGCTTTTTTGGCTTGCTAAATAGCAATCTGCATTCAAAAACTAGATAAGTAGATCACAGATTGGTTTTCGAAGAACTTACTTTGGTGAAGTTTTTCTTCTCTACTCCATATCCTTTGACGTGGAGATACCCCAATCCATTATATGCCGAATAATACTGCTGCCTGGATGCGAGCGTGAGCCATTCAAAAGCCTTGGTATAATTCCTCTCCACTCCAGCACCTCTTGCATAGATCTCCCCGAGTAGCTCCATCACCCTCGGGTCCCCCTTCTCCACAGCCTTCGAGAACCAATAAACAGCCTTGGCATAGTCGCGCCTCACCCCTCTCAGCCCATAGTAATACAGCAGCCCCATCCGGCACATCGCGACGGCGTTACCCTTGTGCGCCTGGTACTCCGTGATATGGAAGTCCTCATTATCCTCCCCTCGGGACTTCCTCAGGCCCTCCTTGTTCTCCTCGGTCCCGCTGTGGATCCGAACGGCCTCCATCACCGGCGGCTCCTTCGAGATCAAGAAGCTAGCCACCGCCGCCTCCGCCAGCTCCGCATACAGCTTGACCGCCTTGTCGTACAGCTGCGCATACACAAGATTCGACGACAATTGAAGAAATATTAGGGTTTGTTCGGGATCCCCAAAAAAATATTGGATTTTACAAGGTTTTCGAGGCGCTTACGTCCTGGCGGAAGTACGTATAGGCGAGGACCATCTTGGACTGCATGTTGCCGGCGTCGGCGGCGAAGTGGTGGTAGAGGTAGGACTTGGGGCGGCTCTGTGGACGGACAAGGCCGGCGGAGAAAAGGAAGGCGAGGGCGGACTGGGCGTTGGGGTGGCCAGTGGAGGCGGCGGCCTCGATGTCGGAGGCCGCGGAGTCCATAGCGGTGGGGTCGCCCGAGGAGGCGGCGGAGACCATGGCGCGGATGCCGGAGAGGTAGAGGGCCtcgtgggggtcatcggaggaggAGTTGGATGAAGTGGAGGGATCGAGGGCTGGGCGCCAAGAGCCCGGGTCGTAGTCGTCGTCGGAGCCGGAGGCGGGCCCGGGGTCGCCGAACTCGTCCCATTCGGGGGAGTCGTCGGGGGGTCGGAGTCGGGCGAGTCTTTGAGGTCCTCGCTCGTGAGGACGAGGACGATGGGACGGAGGGCGGAGGCGATGGGGAGGAGGGCGAGGAGgacgaggagaagagagagagcagagcTCGTAGTACGCCGAGGCATCGAGAACTCTCGGGGACGGACCGATTGCGAGGGAGGAAACGAATGGAGGACAGCATTAATAGTAGATGAGGAGAAGTTGTTTCGACCCTACACGTATTTCTTGATGGAACTAAGAGGAGCGAGATCTTACTTAGCTGTGACGTGGCAGCTTAGAACTGGGAGTGACGTGCGTACACCATCAGCGGGCCAATCATAGCAGGACAGCTGAAGATGACTCGGATAAACTCGTAGAGGAGAAAACgtggttttctctttttttttttttttaagacccATCCATCTGCCTATCTATTTTGCCACCCATCTACccatctgttttttttttttttgatacactaTCACATCATTTTAATATAAATACAGTTTAGAGAATCAGAATATAAAATAGATCCGTTTATCTATCTATTTAAGTCGCAAGGTCACGCTCTTGCCAgtcaacaaattaaaaaaatcccaTATCACTTATTGTTAAACTGCATTGTGTCCCATGCTCATTTGATAGCTGAAGGTATCGTCCATCCTTCCTCAATCAACAGGATTGGtgagaggaaaagaaaataaatttatggCTGACACCATCATGAGTCATCAAATGGTCCCTCACTGTCAGCTATTgacgcccttttttttttttagttgtcATAATTAGCAAAGTATATGTAAATTTTGAGTTGAAGTGTGGAGTTGATACGGATGCCACTTCTCAGGTAAATAATATGAAAAAGAGAATAGACTGGTAGATGTTTACTTTATAGGTGCAAGAGTAGTATATATCAACTGTATATAAAAATCAAACTTCTAAGTTCTCACGAACTAATTGAAGATACAGCTCTTGAATAGTTTTAACCATCCCAATAGCCCCTTCATGCTTCTGCAACTTTCTGCTATATGCTTTAAGCCTGTTGATATCAGGAAGGTTAAATGGTATTCAGTTGTTTTTATTTTGCTCATTATAATGCAAGCCTGGAGTTCCCATATTACCTCAGATTATATTGCTTCTCAGAAGGGCACTTTCATGCTGCAGAGCCTTGCTTATCAAAGTTTATATCTTCTCAGTTTGGCACTGCTGACTATTGAATGGGTAAATACAATATCTAATATCTTTCAACATGTTCCTTCACTTCGGTTTGTTAGTTTTGAAGTTTGTATATGGCTGTTCTGCTATTTCTGTATTAAGATTTTTCTTGTTTCTGTTTTggcctaaaaaaaaaaactatattttggatcaaaaaaaaaactattaaacGCAAAGAgatagtttagatttgaaattataaagaTTATTTAATAAAGATGGCAATCGTTAAAGACAAGTCAAATACGAGTTTGGATAAATATGTCAACTTAAATTATCCATTTACCAAATGGATCAAAAATCCAAATCCAAAACCAAACTTTCTTATTAAAGGCCTGTTTGACCAAGCTGTGAAAATTAACTTATTTTAAAATCACATCTTTTCAAATTGAGTTTCAGAAGAAATGCTATGAGAGAGAAGTAGTTTGTATTTTGCAAAATTATTTGATAAGCACTTTTATCAGTATTTGAGAAGCAATTTGTGTTTGacaaatcttttaaaaaaaaaatatttttgactatcAAATTACGAAAAAGGATATATATTTATGGTAAATAATAGAAGGgttaagtgaaaataaataaagatagttatgaaaaataatgattttgagtaaagatatttttgttttgaaaaaattaattttctatttctACTTCTCACGACAACAGAAAAACTACTTTTGCTATCACTCAGaagtagattattttttaaaataaacttggccaaatatctttttttcaaaataaatacttttttgaaaaataaatagctTCTTTCTCCCGAAAAGCTTGACGAAATAGGCCCTAAATATGTAACCCAAAGCCATCAATATAACTTGCTTAATAAACAGGTGAAATCATGTCAAATAAGTTAAATTGATTTTAATCAGGTTAAGCATGTTGTAACTTGGTTAAACATgttgtaaataaatttaattacgaCACACTCTAACTACTAAGTGCATTAGAACTATTTAAACAAACTTGACTCTAAACCTAACCTTGACTCATTTTATAAAGTGTCAGGTTGGATCGATCTATTTATAGTCCAAAACTATTTATACCAAACTTGATAATGGATTATTTGCAAGTTGAATTGATGGTTTGGGTCATAAATTACCACCCCAATCATCAATGATTCAAATAGTTTAATTTTCAAAAACTTGATAGACATAAGATGGAGCATGAAAAGCCTAATTTGTGCTTTAGGTTGGGCTTGATTAGTGGTAGTGGTTTGGTTCAACTAAAGGTTAAACAGTGGTTGCCAATTGAGATAGGTGAAACATGTGTTGATCATAAGCTAGGCTTGCATCAGTTAAGGATTGGTCCATACTTGGAACATAAAACCACCTTTTTAATTGAAGAAGACATTATTGAGTATAAATGCAAGAGGGATGTCTATAGAGATGGATCGTAACACGAGGGCTTCAGCCATCCCGTGTTCTTCTTGCAAGGAGGGATGGCAATCCACACAAACCCAAACTACCCCTCTCGCTGAGGAGAGGGATAGCAATTAGAATGCAGAATGGAGTGGACTTGATGCAAGCTTTTTTCCAAAGCTTCAACAATAATGTGCAACACTGGTATTGCAATTGCTTGGAGAATGGATGACAAGAGGTCCAAGATGGTAGTTGAAGGTTCTTATCCTTCTAAGCTGCTTTTGCTGATGTCAATTTAGATCAGCTTAAGAATCTCAAGACAATGGAAACCCTTGATTTGATTGGTTGGAAGGGTTAGCAAGTAGGACTGAGCTCCAACATTTTTGAGGCATGGAAGCAAGGGGGATGGGGAGGGATCTACTTCTCATCAAGGTTGGAGAGGAAGAGATCCTCAAGACCATCTTTATGTGAGAGGAGAAAGCAAGTGACCTTAGCAATTTGATTATATTTGAACTAATGGTGGAGGTGAAAGGAGTGGAGACCTCAAGAGCATAATAGAAGACGAGTGAGTTGGTAGACGACATCAATCTATAACTAGGTGGTTCCCAACCTagcatataataaaaaaaagattcttTTCATGAAGGTACAGATTCTAAAACTAGATTCTAAGATAACTGCATCAACAAAGGATTGGAGGTACTTGAGTGAGAGAGAGTTATGAGAGGGAGACACCTATCTATAGGATGGCAATTGGTTGAATATGAGTCAAGTAGGCTATCAGTCGAGTCTCCAAGCAGATCAAAACGAGTAGAGTTATATAGGGTAGGTTGGATGGTTTAGATCGGATAAAACTATCAAAATCTTTTTATTTTACATACAAAACACTTTTTTCTTTAGTCTCAGACAAGGGATTTGTGAATATTTATATACACTTAGATCAGGTCCAAGGTTGGTTTTTTTACCATAGTCTATATCTGCTTCAGATCCATTGCACATCAggtcaagtcaaatacttgattCGATGGGATAGAGTAAATTGCCATCCCTATCCATAAAAACATGAACTCCAGTAAATTCTAGCATATTGAACGCAGCTGCATGAATTTTGGATATAGAACACTTATACAATATAGATTGACACGTCCAAATACCACAAACTCCACGGATACACATGCAAAATAGGTCCACTAGTCATGTTGAAACCATAACCATACAAGACTACCAAGCAGAAGTTCTATTAAAAGAGGGAGCTATAGTGCTCCTCAGATTGGCTAGAGAAAAGAGTGATCATCTAAGATGTTTTCAAGCACCCGTTGGTGTAATggacaccctatccaccatagaATTTGGGGAGGTGATCTCATTGCCTTGCTTGAGCGGTAGGTCTGCTGCATAGTCATTGAAGCATTCGTCAATGGTTCGAAATGAGATATCAGGGTAGAGGCAAGTAATCTCAACATCCTTACACCCATCCATTGAGAAGTTGACTTGGCAGCCATTGATGAATATGTCATGAGTCAAAGCAGCAACTATGCTTGCCGGAATGCGGTTCTCTGCAACCAACCCAACAAAAAAGAGACAAGAATCACCAGTGTTAAACTTGTAAAAAAATTGTGATTTAGTTAGTCTTGAGATTTTGTAGATGTTATTATATGAGATATGTTGCTGAGAAAATTGTTAGTCCCACACAATTCAGTGTCCATTTTCAGTGCTTTCATTGGACGTTGTCCCTTCAATCTCCAGTCTGTAATATGCTTCTAGCTTAGCTAAATGGCATGGTTTGTGGCCAGGCCGGCTTACTACTCAGGAATCCGGCTCAAAACCAAACATCTATTTGGTATGAGAGAGAGGTAGAGAAGAACAGATAGATGAGGGAGAGGGTGGATGGAAgatatatttgataaaatatggAAGGATGAACGGAACGATTTCCTCCTTTGTTTGGTatacaaagaataaaagaaagCATGGATGATTTTTATAGCATTTTTATTATACAATTTTTCACTAAAagaattattattatcaatttataacactTACTTATACTAAAGAAGTAGTGAAATATACAAACTTATAATcctcaaaatttataattacacaaaaattaaattttaatttaatagataattttgtatattaattatacataatttatttatatatcttaattatataaataaataattaaattataatttaatattcatagttaatttaattttatataaataattaactaaaaataataaatatgaatagaaaaatagaagataaatctaattatttacttataattatgaaaatacatatactaaaattaaaataactagtaataaaatttaatagtatagaaTTAAtagtattaataaaataaaaatatatacaaataaaatgaataaaaaaattatagttttgtcaaaataataataaatgctAATATTGTCAATATAGAAATCCAATCCTAACATGCTCTAactattttttcttatatttttcaatTTCGTAGGATATAAATTGATGGGTTAAGATAGATGAATAATCCTTTTTTTCATCCATCCTCTTCAGAATATTTTGAACCCAATAGTAAACAAAGACCATCCATTTTTCCAACTCCATTCATCATTCCTCTCATGACTCCAACCAAATACAGGATAAAAGCATTAGACCTAGACTTAACCTACACTAATCAATGCCGAAACTAAACCCATGGATATAGGTTCTTCAAGGACAAACCAGGCTGGGTTTGGAATGGCGGAGGCTTGACTAAGCGCCCATGAGCTTTATAATTGTTATGTACTCCTCTGTTTTGGTGTATGACAAGATTTTAAATAAGGAGTGTTATTTATTTATCTTGTTATTACAAACATTTTATAAGGGGAATAATGGTCACTATTTGTCATTTTTACTGTTTAtttgcatcaaaaatatttttaaattcaaatcatcTTGTCAGTTagaaactattttattttttgaaaaataacaaAATGAATAGCACTATTGCTTATCTATTATTGCCGATTATTTCATGTTATGCCAGCTGTTTCATAGTAAACCCAATTCATAATAGGGAGTAGAAATATTGGCCATTTTTATTCtaatggatgataatggattttgGAGGGGAAAATTTATTTGAGGAAGCCAGCATTATTGAAATATCAGAATGTGTGTAGTTCTAATTTTTAGGCTTTTAGGAATGGTCCATTTAAGCTAACTAGAGGTGGCAATTGGGTCAGGTTAGGTTTAGGTTTGATACGAGTTAGGTTGGATGtggatcagatcaaaaatttgacAATCCAAAATTCATCCATCTATCAAACATGTCGAAAATCTATATATAAATCCAATATGTTTGTTAAACAGGTAACTTAACTAGGCCCAGATGACCATTATCTAAATGGTCCCATTAACGTTAAATGAGTTAAACAACTTAAGTGAGCTTAAGTGGATTTTTAATAGATCAGATGAATTTAAATACATTAAACAAGTAAAGTGGATCATGTTAAAAGGGACAAAAACTAGTTTAGTAGGTTTTAAATGAGTTAAACAGCTTAAACATTCTAGCtcatgatttaattattaaaataatttaaatgggtcaaagatctaaaatcgaatctataattattaaataaatttaaatggatcaaaatttaaaattgaacttGTTACGGTAAATAAAAGATCTAAACAGGTTGATTCATTTACAATCTGAATATATTTCTACTAAACAGGAACCTACTTAAAGTTAGCTGGTTCGAGGTTGAATTGATGGATAGGACCCTACGTTACCACCTCTAGAGCTAACTGGCCGTGCTTGGTCCACTAACACCCCAATTTGTGCCAGATTAACTTCATGCTACGAAAGTCTAAAATTATTATGAATTATTGGATATCTATAGATGGAAAAGGCAAAGTTTGTTTCAAACCTTTTGCCATGGCAAGCAAGTCCTTCTCGGTCAAGGTAACTCTCGGCAGGGTCCGTCCAATCTTACTCTCCCACAGAGAAGCCATTTCGTTCAAGCTAAGACAATTGCAAGCTGGGCGGAAATGAACGATTTTGTTGAGAGTGCGGGAGTCATATGCTGCTTTGATTGTGAATTTTCCAATGTCACTCCCAGCAACAAAGAAGGCTGTAGGACCGAGGAAAAAGAGTTCAGCGAATGATTTTATGTATGCACTTATATTAAGTCGGTAACAACTAAAACTATATTGATAAATAGAACAAAAGAGATCcagaaatattaaatatatatatatatatagagagagagagcacatgcGCGCAGGAGATTAGAATTAGATCGATCAgatttatatttagatttgattagatcacgaCTCTATAATAAAAATCCTACGTCAATAATTCAAAtcgataaatataatttattattttaaaattatttatataaaaaattatatgatttaaaaaattttaatttatacatcaaattattaaaaattaaataatttaaataatattgaactagatatattttttgattatttgatgtataaattaaaaaattttaaattatataatttttgatgtataataaatttaaaataataaaatatatttaattatttgaatggtCGAGTCCGTGTTATCCAATTTTTATACGATACAATATAAACATAAATTGGTTCAATTTTATCTACCAACAACCACCCCGCCGCACCCCCCTCCTCCCCccacccttcctctctctctctctctctctctctatatatatatatatatatatatatatatcccatCATACTAGCCCTGCGGGAGCAGCTTGAGTGCAACGTTTCTAGTTGAgctaataaaaaattcaaaataaataaatatatggatAAATTATGCACTAGTAAACAAAAGTTACGGACCGCTTTCAGTAGATTTGACAGCGCACTTGACAGCCTAATTTCACTGGTTGCAAAGACCTGCTACAAGTTTGGCCATCATCACGCACACGCACAAGGTGCGCCAGCGTTTGCACGTTGAAACATAAACGCCCATGGACTGGTCTTAATGGCTGAGCTCATATTTCTCATTCTTCTATAGCCGCTGGCCCAATTCTTGTGAAGGTGGGGGGGGTTTGGCGTGGGCCATAAAACTTTTCTAATTTATAACCTATTTCTTTTTTGATAAACTTCAAATTACGTTAAcagtttattataaatatatccgtaaatatattttttaaactatatattatattttttttttttttctttctttcattgatGGTTGAGTGAGGCTTAGAAGGCAGCCACCTGTCctttattatatattttcttttctttcggcTTCAATTGGATGTGCTGCGTTGTCCGCTGTGATGACTTCCTGTCCCATgttcattaaaaaagaaaaagaaaaaaaggacttTCTGCGCCACGTCCTTCTCAGTGGCGTGGCCCTAAACGGGGTGTGGAGAAGGAGCCGTAACGTGTACGTAATTCATTGATATATTGTTTttactatatttatttttatatttcctcTAATAATTTCTTTTTTGTAATCGCCtttacattttttaaaaaaacatatTAGTTTTATACAGCGGAAACTCCACTCTTTCCGCTACATCGTTACTCCTGGTTTTCTTTTTGATTGACATTATATAAACAATGGTATAAAATAACTATAGTTTTAAAAGTTTCCTAGGCGTTTtgctaataatataataaatatctaaaaataaattat
The sequence above is a segment of the Elaeis guineensis isolate ETL-2024a chromosome 7, EG11, whole genome shotgun sequence genome. Coding sequences within it:
- the LOC105048527 gene encoding LOW QUALITY PROTEIN: ERAD-associated E3 ubiquitin-protein ligase component HRD3 (The sequence of the model RefSeq protein was modified relative to this genomic sequence to represent the inferred CDS: inserted 1 base in 1 codon); translation: MPRRTTSSALSLLLVLLALLPIASALRPIVLVLTSEDLKDSPDSDXPDDSPEWDEFGDPGPASGSDDDYDPGSWRPALDPSTSSNSSSDDPHEALYLSGIRAMVSAASSGDPTAMDSAASDIEAAASTGHPNAQSALAFLFSAGLVRPQSRPKSYLYHHFAADAGNMQSKMVLAYTYFRQDLYDKAVKLYAELAEAAVASFLISKEPPVMEAVRIHSGTEENKEGLRKSRGEDNEDFHITEYQAHKGNAVAMCRMGLLYYYGLRGVRRDYAKAVYWFSKAVEKGDPRVMELLGEIYARGAGVERNYTKAFEWLTLASRQQYYSAYNGLGYLHVKGYGVEKKNFTKAKEYFEKAAENKEPGGHYNLGVLYLKGMGVKKDITLACKHFLTAANAGQPKALYQVAKMFQKGIGLKKNLQMATLLYKTVAERGPWSALSRWALESYLKGDVGKALLLYSRMAELGYEVAQSNAAWILDKYGEQSMCMGESGFCTDSERHLHAHSLWWQASEQGNEHAALLIGDAYYYGRGTERDYERAAEAYMHAQSQSNAQAMFNLGYMHEHGQGLPFDLHLAKRYYDQALEVDPAAKLPVMLALTSLWLRKNHADSFLVKLIDSLPEVYPRVEAWVEEVLMDEGNATILTLFACLLAVLYLRERQRRHPVVPPHQPDGVPN